In a single window of the Streptomyces cinnabarinus genome:
- a CDS encoding calcium-binding protein, translating to MRTPLVRRAWRRGRPVLARAGTVAATVLALVLTLPGTATAAPGDLDTDFSGDGRVVTDLADDDQAYDVAVQPDGKIVSVGTSTDYSVLEGRWALTRHNADGTPDTGFGDGGTVTTAINNMEPDLQWSEANAVALQPDGRIVVAGYSWRGYENCCWFTVARYNSDGSLDNTFSDDGRFFADIDGPTEARDVAIDSSGRIVVAGYTGGEVAVVRLNGNGTPDTSFGGDGTVTADPSPEPNEAGGGAHALVLQPDGKIVVGGDVGSTRFDFSLMRFTTNGDLDTGFDGDGMVRTDFGDYETVEGLALQSDGRIVAAGGDSLARYHTNGSLDTGFDGDGKVVVSGGAAWDLALQPADGRIVLAGSNGAGGNFAVLRYNTDGSQDTGFGSGGVATADFGGGDSVRGVAVQSDGKIVAAGRGGAEGDFALARFQGGGTPQPSGADLAVTKSGPGTVSIGDRATYTVTVTNNGPATATGVSLTDTFTGPARTVISATTTQGTCTTAVTCTLGSLAAGAQVVVTVVAEPRATGTLTQRATVTATQSDPAATNNTVTVTTTVNNARGCTRIGTSGNDTITGTSGTDVICSLGGDDTVNASYGNDTVHGGFGNDRIDGGSGNDTLNGGAGNDNLIGNYGYDSLNTVDSVSGNDTANGGANTDTCTTDPGDTRISCP from the coding sequence ATGCGCACACCTCTTGTACGGCGGGCATGGCGCCGCGGCCGACCCGTCCTGGCCCGCGCCGGGACCGTCGCGGCGACCGTACTGGCCCTCGTCCTGACCCTGCCCGGCACCGCGACGGCTGCCCCCGGCGACCTCGACACCGACTTCAGCGGCGACGGCCGGGTCGTCACCGACCTCGCCGACGACGATCAGGCCTACGACGTGGCGGTGCAGCCCGACGGGAAGATCGTCTCCGTCGGCACCTCCACCGACTACTCGGTGCTGGAGGGCCGCTGGGCGCTGACCCGGCACAACGCCGACGGCACCCCGGACACCGGCTTCGGTGACGGCGGCACGGTGACGACCGCCATCAACAACATGGAGCCGGACCTCCAGTGGAGCGAGGCCAACGCCGTGGCGTTGCAGCCCGACGGCAGGATCGTCGTCGCGGGCTACAGCTGGCGCGGCTACGAGAACTGCTGCTGGTTCACGGTGGCCCGGTACAACAGCGACGGCAGCCTGGACAACACCTTCAGCGATGACGGCAGGTTCTTCGCCGACATCGACGGTCCGACCGAGGCCCGCGACGTGGCGATCGACTCGTCCGGCCGGATCGTCGTGGCCGGTTACACCGGCGGCGAGGTGGCGGTGGTCCGCCTCAACGGCAACGGCACCCCGGACACCTCGTTCGGCGGCGACGGCACGGTGACCGCCGACCCCTCGCCGGAGCCCAATGAGGCGGGCGGCGGCGCCCACGCCCTGGTCCTGCAGCCCGACGGGAAGATCGTCGTTGGGGGTGATGTCGGTTCGACCCGCTTCGACTTCTCGCTGATGCGCTTCACCACCAACGGCGACCTCGACACCGGCTTCGACGGCGACGGCATGGTCCGCACCGACTTCGGCGACTACGAGACCGTGGAGGGGCTCGCGCTCCAGTCCGACGGCCGGATCGTCGCCGCCGGGGGCGACAGCCTGGCCCGCTACCACACCAACGGCTCCCTCGACACGGGCTTCGACGGTGACGGCAAGGTCGTCGTCTCCGGAGGCGCGGCCTGGGACCTGGCGCTCCAGCCGGCCGACGGCCGGATCGTCCTCGCCGGAAGCAACGGAGCCGGCGGGAACTTCGCCGTCCTGCGCTACAACACCGACGGCAGCCAGGACACCGGCTTCGGCAGCGGGGGCGTGGCGACCGCGGACTTCGGCGGCGGCGACTCCGTGCGGGGCGTGGCCGTCCAGTCCGACGGGAAGATCGTCGCGGCCGGTCGGGGCGGCGCCGAGGGCGACTTCGCGCTCGCCCGCTTCCAGGGCGGCGGAACGCCGCAACCCTCCGGCGCGGACCTGGCGGTGACGAAGTCCGGCCCCGGCACGGTCAGCATCGGCGACCGGGCCACCTACACCGTGACCGTCACCAACAACGGCCCGGCCACGGCGACCGGAGTCTCCCTCACCGACACCTTCACCGGCCCCGCCCGCACCGTCATCTCGGCGACCACCACCCAGGGCACCTGCACCACCGCCGTGACCTGCACCCTCGGCAGCCTCGCCGCGGGCGCGCAGGTCGTCGTGACCGTCGTCGCCGAACCCCGCGCGACCGGCACCCTCACCCAGCGGGCCACCGTCACGGCCACCCAGTCCGACCCGGCGGCCACCAACAACACGGTCACGGTCACCACCACCGTCAACAACGCCCGCGGCTGCACCCGGATCGGCACCAGCGGCAACGACACCATCACCGGCACCTCCGGCACCGACGTCATCTGCTCCCTCGGCGGCGACGACACCGTCAACGCGAGCTACGGCAACGACACCGTCCACGGCGGCTTCGGCAACGACCGGATCGACGGCGGCTCCGGCAACGACACCCTCAACGGCGGTGCCGGGAACGACAACCTGATCGGCAACTACGGCTACGACAGCCTCAACACCGTCGACAGCGTCTCCGGCAACGACACCGCCAACGGCGGCGCGAACACGGACACCTGCACCACGGACCCGGGCGACACCCGCATCAGCTGCCCCTGA
- a CDS encoding vWA domain-containing protein, whose protein sequence is MRARAAAVLAVVLLAGACTGEGHRQPDSPTTGTLRVLASSELDDMKPVLDLVEQDTGITVKPTYIGTLDAVELLAEGGVDGKYDALWLSSNDYLRLRPEAASKVVSETPVMSSPVAIGVRSATVEKLGWKPEDVTWSQVEQAVRDGRLTYGMTDPARSNSGFATLVSVSSALSDAQSALTDADVKKAGPRLKEFFRGQQLTSGSSGWLAAAYERRGDVDAMLNYESVLMGVPGLTVIRPSDGVVTADYPLSTLASTDADTREKVRLLTESLRGLDLQKEITDLTHRRPVVPSVAPGAGLDTGRRRELPFPGSRSVADGLLDSYENELRRPSRTVYVLDTSGSMEGDRLAGLKSALTGLTSDFREREEVTLMPFGSAVKSVRTHVVDPADPDAGLEGIREDTEALTAEGDTAIYTSLEEAYDHLGSGQDTFTSIVLMTDGENTAGAEADEFDTFYAGLDRERRGTPVFPIVFGDSDRSELGHIADLTGGRLFDAQQGSLDDAFEEIRGYQ, encoded by the coding sequence ATGAGAGCCCGCGCCGCAGCAGTCCTCGCCGTCGTCCTGCTGGCCGGCGCCTGCACCGGCGAGGGCCACCGGCAGCCCGACTCCCCCACGACGGGCACCCTGCGCGTCCTCGCCTCCAGCGAACTGGACGACATGAAGCCGGTGCTGGACCTCGTCGAGCAGGACACCGGCATCACGGTCAAGCCCACCTACATCGGCACCCTGGACGCGGTGGAGCTGCTGGCCGAGGGCGGGGTGGACGGCAAGTACGACGCCCTGTGGCTGTCCTCCAACGACTATCTGCGGCTGCGTCCCGAGGCGGCGAGTAAGGTCGTCTCGGAGACGCCGGTGATGAGCAGCCCGGTCGCCATCGGCGTGCGGTCGGCCACCGTGGAGAAGCTCGGCTGGAAGCCGGAGGACGTCACCTGGTCCCAGGTCGAACAGGCCGTGCGGGACGGGAGACTGACGTACGGCATGACCGATCCGGCACGCTCCAACTCCGGTTTCGCCACGCTGGTCTCGGTCTCCTCCGCGCTCTCCGACGCCCAGTCGGCGCTCACCGACGCGGATGTGAAGAAGGCGGGCCCTCGTCTGAAGGAGTTCTTCCGGGGGCAGCAGCTGACCTCGGGGTCGTCGGGCTGGCTGGCGGCGGCCTACGAGCGGCGCGGGGACGTCGACGCGATGCTCAACTACGAGTCCGTGCTCATGGGCGTCCCCGGCCTGACCGTGATCCGCCCGAGCGACGGTGTCGTCACCGCTGACTACCCGCTCTCCACGCTCGCCTCGACCGACGCCGACACCCGCGAGAAGGTGCGTCTGCTGACCGAGTCGCTGCGCGGCCTGGACCTCCAGAAGGAGATCACCGACCTCACGCACCGCCGCCCGGTCGTCCCCTCGGTGGCACCGGGAGCGGGCCTGGACACCGGCCGACGGCGTGAACTGCCCTTCCCGGGCAGCCGTTCCGTCGCCGACGGGCTGCTCGACTCCTACGAGAACGAGCTGCGCCGCCCCTCGCGGACCGTGTACGTGCTGGACACCTCCGGCTCCATGGAGGGCGACCGGCTGGCCGGTCTGAAGTCCGCGCTCACCGGTCTGACCAGCGACTTCCGGGAGCGCGAGGAGGTCACACTGATGCCGTTCGGCTCGGCCGTGAAGAGCGTGCGCACCCATGTCGTGGACCCCGCCGACCCGGATGCGGGCCTGGAGGGGATCCGCGAGGACACCGAGGCGCTGACCGCCGAGGGCGACACCGCCATCTACACCTCCCTGGAGGAGGCGTACGACCATCTCGGCTCCGGCCAGGACACGTTCACCTCGATCGTGCTGATGACGGACGGCGAGAACACCGCGGGCGCCGAGGCGGACGAGTTCGACACCTTCTATGCCGGCCTCGACCGTGAGCGGCGCGGCACGCCCGTCTTCCCCATCGTCTTCGGCGACTCCGACCGGTCCGAGCTGGGCCACATCGCCGACCTGACCGGCGGTCGGCTCTTCGACGCCCAACAGGGCTCGCTGGACGACGCCTTCGAGGAGATCCGTGGCTATCAGTAA
- a CDS encoding S1 family peptidase, with protein sequence MRKPLVAALFTLVIAGAGAAPAVAAPEQSDSAAPAIQAVNFAGTVSLSNCSGSVVRMPDSEDNDPALVLTNGHCLESGFPGPGEVVVDQASSRSFGLLNSAGTRVGTLRASKIAYATMTDTDAAIYQLTRTYAQIRSSYGISALTLNDTHPVAGTAISVVSGYWKRIYNCSVDGFAYRLKEGDWTWKDSLRYTSACNTIGGTSGSPVLDQATGKVVAVNNTGNEDGQRCTDNNPCEVDQSGNVTVRQGINYAQETYQIPACFGIDNKLDLSAAGCVLPKP encoded by the coding sequence ATGAGAAAGCCTCTCGTCGCCGCGCTCTTCACCCTGGTGATCGCCGGGGCCGGCGCGGCACCCGCGGTCGCCGCTCCGGAGCAAAGCGACAGCGCCGCACCCGCGATCCAGGCCGTCAACTTCGCCGGGACCGTGTCGCTCAGCAACTGCTCGGGCTCGGTCGTCCGGATGCCCGACTCCGAGGACAATGACCCCGCCCTCGTGCTCACCAACGGGCACTGCCTGGAGAGCGGATTCCCCGGCCCCGGCGAGGTCGTCGTCGACCAGGCGTCCTCCCGCTCCTTCGGGCTGCTCAACTCCGCCGGCACCCGCGTCGGCACCCTGCGCGCCAGCAAGATCGCCTACGCGACGATGACCGACACCGACGCCGCGATCTACCAACTCACCCGCACCTACGCGCAGATCAGGTCCTCGTACGGCATCAGCGCGCTCACCCTCAACGACACCCACCCGGTCGCCGGGACCGCCATCAGTGTCGTCTCCGGCTACTGGAAGCGGATCTACAACTGCTCCGTCGACGGCTTCGCCTACCGCCTGAAGGAGGGCGACTGGACCTGGAAGGACTCCCTCCGGTACACCTCCGCCTGCAACACCATCGGCGGTACGTCCGGTTCGCCCGTCCTCGACCAGGCCACCGGCAAGGTCGTCGCCGTGAACAACACCGGCAACGAGGACGGCCAGCGCTGCACCGACAACAACCCCTGCGAGGTCGACCAGAGCGGCAACGTCACAGTCCGCCAGGGCATCAACTACGCCCAGGAGACCTACCAGATCCCGGCCTGCTTCGGCATCGACAACAAGCTCGACCTCAGCGCCGCCGGGTGCGTGCTGCCCAAGCCCTAG
- a CDS encoding Ig-like domain repeat protein, with translation MKSAHRTGRLAATVLAAALAGTGLTVAVAPAAHAAASDVVAKLPITSYSALVVDDVHQRVYVADAQTSSTYNRGTIAVYTFDGERVTTITTPQYISGLALSADAGTLYAGGMEYILKVDTTTYVVDYERSASFDNCGRSMAFSGGQLYYTTPYAAYTPNCDTTAYSNLDSLAGRTNWQDYGKLQLKSGPGDRMLMGQPPNANAANPFVAVFDTSGGTLVRNAARRFAAADGTGALNLKDMAFSADGSKVGVADAAHGHRLLNTSDLSDAAEGYQALPSGATASAVGFSGDGRYVARGSSATGSTPDLLVQPADPTDATAPLEFVYEGSLDGDRVAPRGIEWSADGSRLFTVTTNAAGTQYWLHVVQPPAVQYDVRLSETFTHSPAQAVAGEPLSVRGRLEYDGPAPAEPLKVKATRTDANGTHDLGTFPVKADGSYTVLDEPDLLGDATYTVSYLGDLTHRPATDVTHTVSVGKAPTSIALTAPAEASLSTGVEITGTFTAQGKALPDRAVLKVERTDRLGTGTLSSVTVAADGTFTINDIPRTRRETTYKVTWPGDDLHTSSTASATVYVTR, from the coding sequence TTGAAGAGCGCACACCGTACCGGACGTCTCGCGGCCACGGTTCTCGCCGCCGCACTCGCCGGGACCGGTCTGACCGTCGCCGTCGCACCCGCGGCGCACGCGGCGGCCTCCGATGTCGTGGCCAAGCTGCCGATCACGTCGTACTCCGCGCTGGTCGTCGATGACGTGCACCAGCGGGTGTACGTCGCCGACGCCCAGACCAGCAGCACCTACAACCGCGGCACCATCGCGGTGTACACCTTCGACGGCGAGCGCGTCACCACCATCACCACGCCGCAGTACATCTCCGGTCTGGCGCTCAGCGCCGACGCCGGCACGCTGTACGCCGGCGGGATGGAGTACATCCTCAAGGTCGACACCACCACCTACGTGGTGGACTACGAGCGTTCCGCGTCCTTCGACAACTGCGGCCGCAGCATGGCCTTCTCCGGCGGCCAGCTGTACTACACCACGCCGTACGCCGCCTACACCCCGAACTGCGACACCACCGCGTACTCGAACCTGGACAGTCTGGCCGGGCGCACCAACTGGCAGGACTACGGCAAGCTCCAGCTGAAGTCCGGCCCCGGTGACCGGATGCTCATGGGCCAGCCGCCCAACGCGAACGCGGCCAACCCCTTCGTCGCCGTCTTCGACACCAGCGGCGGCACCCTGGTCCGCAACGCCGCCCGCCGCTTCGCCGCCGCCGACGGCACCGGCGCGCTGAACCTGAAGGACATGGCGTTCTCGGCGGACGGCAGCAAGGTCGGCGTCGCGGACGCCGCCCACGGCCACCGGCTGCTGAACACCTCCGACCTGTCCGACGCGGCCGAGGGCTACCAGGCCCTGCCGTCCGGGGCCACGGCGAGCGCCGTCGGCTTCAGCGGTGACGGCAGGTACGTCGCGCGTGGCTCCTCGGCCACCGGCTCCACCCCCGACCTGCTGGTGCAGCCCGCCGACCCGACGGACGCCACCGCTCCGCTGGAGTTCGTCTACGAGGGCAGCCTCGACGGCGACCGGGTGGCTCCGCGCGGCATCGAGTGGTCCGCCGACGGCTCCCGGCTCTTCACGGTCACCACCAACGCGGCCGGCACCCAGTACTGGCTGCACGTCGTCCAGCCCCCGGCCGTCCAGTACGACGTACGCCTCAGCGAAACGTTCACGCACAGCCCCGCCCAGGCCGTCGCGGGCGAGCCGCTGTCGGTGCGGGGGCGTCTGGAGTACGACGGACCCGCGCCCGCCGAGCCGCTGAAGGTCAAGGCGACCCGCACGGACGCGAACGGCACCCACGACCTCGGCACGTTCCCCGTCAAGGCGGACGGCTCCTACACCGTCCTGGACGAGCCCGACCTGCTCGGGGACGCCACCTACACGGTCTCCTACCTCGGCGACCTCACCCACCGTCCGGCCACCGACGTCACCCACACCGTGTCCGTCGGCAAGGCGCCCACCTCGATCGCGCTCACCGCCCCGGCGGAGGCCTCGCTCAGCACCGGCGTCGAGATCACCGGCACCTTCACCGCCCAGGGCAAGGCGCTCCCGGACCGGGCGGTGCTCAAGGTCGAGCGCACCGACCGGCTCGGCACCGGCACCCTGTCGTCGGTGACGGTCGCCGCGGACGGCACCTTCACCATCAACGACATCCCCCGCACCCGACGCGAGACGACGTACAAGGTCACCTGGCCGGGCGACGACCTGCACACGTCCTCGACCGCCTCGGCGACGGTCTACGTCACGCGCTGA
- a CDS encoding substrate-binding domain-containing protein, with amino-acid sequence MRRIAGIVLAVLLIGGVVAAVVAGRDNGDTGTATKTVRAVIGSEKAEFFADPDVVKALAAKGYTVRTETSGSWAMEGLDLKGYDLAFPSSQAPADELADKFQARRPLPRPFYSPLVVVAHRSAAEVLVGNGLAELDGGHRGTLRMDAYLDAARADRTWQQLKGAEKYGELTGTLFIASTDPETSNSGALYLAAASYVEGGGRVAASGKDVDATAPLMRKLISVQGAQQPSTDAAFRDFVSGAGNPLVLVYESQVAALLGQGTGEGVDDLTVLYPDTTANSDHTVVPLTEQGRALGELLSTDPQLRALAVRHGFRPQGATAEFTSATAAHTAYLNQKLTGVRQAPVPTSAVLHDMARRAGS; translated from the coding sequence GTGAGACGAATCGCAGGAATCGTCCTCGCGGTGTTGCTGATCGGCGGCGTGGTGGCTGCTGTCGTGGCGGGCCGGGACAACGGGGACACGGGCACGGCAACGAAGACCGTGCGGGCAGTGATCGGATCGGAGAAGGCGGAGTTCTTCGCCGATCCCGACGTGGTGAAGGCCCTCGCCGCCAAGGGCTACACCGTGCGGACGGAGACGTCCGGGTCCTGGGCGATGGAGGGGCTCGACCTCAAGGGGTACGACCTCGCCTTCCCCTCCAGCCAGGCACCCGCCGATGAGCTGGCCGACAAGTTCCAGGCCCGCCGGCCGTTGCCCCGGCCCTTCTACTCGCCCCTCGTCGTCGTGGCGCACCGCAGCGCCGCCGAGGTGCTGGTGGGCAACGGGCTGGCCGAGCTGGACGGTGGGCATCGCGGCACCCTGAGGATGGATGCCTATCTCGACGCCGCCCGCGCCGACCGGACCTGGCAGCAGCTCAAGGGGGCCGAGAAGTACGGGGAGTTGACCGGCACCCTCTTCATCGCCTCCACCGACCCGGAGACCTCCAACTCCGGCGCGCTCTACCTCGCCGCGGCCTCCTATGTGGAGGGCGGCGGCCGGGTCGCCGCGAGCGGCAAGGACGTCGACGCCACCGCGCCGCTCATGCGCAAGCTCATCAGCGTGCAGGGTGCCCAGCAGCCCAGCACCGACGCCGCGTTCCGGGACTTCGTCTCCGGCGCCGGGAACCCGCTGGTGCTGGTGTACGAGTCGCAGGTCGCGGCACTCCTCGGACAGGGGACCGGCGAGGGCGTGGACGACCTGACCGTCCTCTACCCGGACACCACCGCCAACAGCGACCACACCGTCGTACCCCTCACCGAGCAGGGCCGGGCGCTCGGGGAACTGCTCAGCACCGACCCGCAGTTGCGCGCTCTCGCGGTGCGGCACGGGTTCCGGCCGCAGGGCGCCACCGCCGAGTTCACCTCGGCCACCGCAGCGCACACGGCCTATCTCAACCAGAAGCTCACCGGTGTCCGGCAGGCGCCCGTGCCCACCTCCGCGGTGCTGCACGACATGGCGCGCCGGGCCGGATCCTAG
- a CDS encoding toxic anion resistance protein gives MAEESFTLTPPEAVAPVPREKAGGLVPVEDSVRAGIAQKASDYVRSLAALDARSPEFAGKVGEITALGSGEMRSAAAQSNRMLERTIRSLPDQGGDAQSQVAGSLVELRRVVEDLDPRDLPAAKGRKFLSRLPGGNKLRDHVAKYASAQGTLNKIVGSLRGGQDELRRDNAALQTERVRLWETMGKLQEYVVLTEALDNAVEQHITGVPDPDTADSLRADVLFPVRQKHQDLLTQLAVCAQGYLAMDVVRRNNDELIKGVDRAATTTVSALRISVMLASALDNQKKVIEQVNALRGSTEDLIRGNAEMLATQGGEIQRIAADPAVGAETLRGAFQQIYRTLDAIDSYKVQATEVMATTVENLTAELQSASAYLERSRTRGALDGGLG, from the coding sequence ATGGCAGAAGAAAGCTTTACGCTCACCCCGCCCGAGGCCGTCGCGCCCGTGCCGCGGGAGAAGGCGGGCGGGCTGGTGCCCGTCGAGGACAGCGTCCGCGCGGGCATCGCGCAGAAGGCGTCCGACTACGTCCGGTCGCTCGCCGCGCTCGACGCCCGCTCCCCCGAGTTCGCGGGCAAGGTCGGGGAGATCACCGCGCTCGGCTCGGGCGAGATGCGCAGCGCCGCCGCGCAGTCCAACCGGATGCTGGAGCGGACCATCCGCAGCCTCCCGGACCAGGGCGGGGACGCGCAGTCGCAGGTCGCGGGCTCGCTGGTGGAACTGCGGCGCGTCGTCGAGGACCTGGACCCGCGTGACCTGCCCGCCGCCAAGGGGCGCAAGTTCCTCTCCAGGCTGCCCGGCGGCAACAAGCTGCGCGACCACGTCGCCAAGTACGCCTCCGCACAAGGGACGCTCAACAAGATCGTGGGCTCGCTGCGCGGCGGTCAGGACGAACTGCGCCGGGACAACGCCGCGTTGCAGACCGAGCGGGTGCGCCTGTGGGAGACCATGGGCAAGCTCCAGGAGTACGTCGTCCTCACCGAGGCCCTCGACAACGCGGTGGAGCAGCACATCACCGGCGTCCCCGACCCGGACACCGCCGACTCGCTCCGCGCCGACGTGCTCTTCCCGGTCCGCCAGAAGCACCAGGACCTGCTCACCCAGCTCGCGGTGTGCGCGCAGGGCTACCTGGCCATGGACGTCGTACGGCGCAACAACGACGAGCTGATCAAGGGCGTCGACCGGGCCGCGACCACGACCGTGTCGGCGCTGCGGATCTCCGTCATGCTGGCCTCCGCCCTCGACAACCAGAAGAAGGTCATCGAACAGGTCAACGCGTTGCGCGGGTCCACCGAGGACCTGATCCGGGGCAATGCGGAGATGCTCGCGACGCAGGGCGGGGAGATCCAGCGGATCGCCGCCGACCCGGCAGTCGGCGCGGAGACCCTGCGCGGCGCCTTCCAGCAGATCTACCGCACCCTGGACGCGATCGACTCCTACAAGGTCCAGGCGACCGAGGTGATGGCCACGACGGTGGAGAACCTGACGGCCGAACTCCAGAGCGCCTCTGCCTACTTGGAGCGCAGCCGGACCCGGGGGGCGCTGGACGGGGGCCTCGGATGA
- a CDS encoding pyridoxal phosphate-dependent aminotransferase, producing the protein MQVIQSTKLANVCYEIRGPVLEEAMRLEAAGHRILKLNTGNPAAFGFECPPEILEDILRNVSSAHGYGDAKGLLAARRAVVMHNQTLGIETDVEHVFIGNGVSELIVMAMQALLDDGDEVLVPSPDYPLWTAAVSLSGGTAVHYRCDEQSDWMPDLADVERKITDRTKALVIINPNNPTGAVYDEAMLKGLTDIARRHNLLVCSDEIYDKILYDGATHTATARIAPDLLTLTFNGMSKAYRVAGYRVGWMSISGPRAHADSYIEGLTILANMRLCANMPGQHGVVAALSGRQTIKDLVLPGGRLKEQMDVAYELLTRIPGVSCVRPKGALYLFPRLDPKVYKIKDDRQLVLDLLRREKIMVVQGTGFNWSEPDHFRVVTLPTVGDLRDAVTRIGTFLDGYGQP; encoded by the coding sequence ATGCAGGTGATCCAGTCGACCAAGCTCGCCAATGTCTGTTACGAGATCCGGGGCCCGGTTCTCGAGGAGGCCATGCGGCTGGAGGCGGCGGGGCACCGCATCCTCAAGCTGAACACCGGCAATCCGGCCGCCTTCGGGTTCGAGTGTCCGCCCGAGATCCTCGAGGACATCCTGCGGAACGTGTCCTCCGCCCATGGGTACGGCGACGCCAAGGGCCTGCTCGCCGCCCGCCGTGCCGTCGTGATGCACAACCAGACCCTCGGCATCGAGACCGACGTCGAGCACGTCTTCATCGGCAACGGCGTCTCCGAGCTGATCGTGATGGCCATGCAGGCGCTGCTGGACGACGGCGACGAGGTCCTCGTACCGTCGCCCGACTACCCGCTGTGGACGGCGGCGGTGTCGCTGTCCGGCGGTACGGCGGTGCACTACCGCTGCGACGAGCAGTCCGACTGGATGCCCGACCTCGCCGACGTGGAGCGGAAGATCACCGACCGCACCAAGGCGCTGGTCATCATCAACCCCAACAACCCCACCGGCGCCGTCTACGACGAGGCGATGCTCAAGGGGCTCACCGACATCGCGCGCCGGCACAACCTGCTGGTCTGCTCCGATGAGATCTACGACAAGATCCTCTACGACGGGGCCACCCACACCGCGACCGCCAGGATCGCCCCCGACCTGCTGACCCTCACGTTCAACGGTATGTCCAAGGCGTACCGGGTCGCCGGGTACCGCGTCGGCTGGATGTCGATCTCCGGGCCGCGCGCCCACGCCGACTCCTACATCGAGGGCCTGACGATCCTGGCGAACATGCGGCTGTGCGCCAACATGCCCGGTCAGCACGGTGTCGTCGCGGCACTGAGCGGCCGGCAGACCATCAAGGACCTGGTGCTGCCCGGCGGGCGGCTGAAGGAACAGATGGACGTGGCCTACGAGCTGCTCACCCGGATCCCCGGGGTGAGTTGTGTACGGCCCAAGGGCGCCCTCTACCTCTTCCCCCGCCTCGACCCCAAGGTCTACAAGATCAAGGACGACCGGCAGCTCGTGCTGGACCTGCTGCGGCGCGAGAAGATCATGGTTGTCCAGGGGACCGGGTTCAACTGGAGCGAGCCCGACCACTTCCGGGTCGTGACCCTGCCGACCGTCGGTGATCTCCGGGACGCGGTGACCCGGATCGGGACCTTCCTGGACGGCTACGGCCAGCCCTGA